The Cryptomeria japonica chromosome 2, Sugi_1.0, whole genome shotgun sequence region GGCAGGTTTGATTGGCAACTTCCTAATTCTGGACAAGAGGTCACACGGTTTTTCAGTTGGATGGGGTTGAGTTCTCCGACAGATGGTGCAGGTGCAGACACAATATGTATGGGGTatttgttttctttcccatttaTACCAGGAGCTCCATCAGGTGGTTTACGATGATGCGGCCAGTATAGCCTCTAGATGCACTCTACTAgagatttgggcatgggagcacatagtcGTGACCCGTCCACTTGGGCCAAGGTTTAGACTAGCAGGGGCACCATTTGTGATGATGTACAGTTAGGTTGATTCCCAGCCAATCCTTGGCAAGTTAGAGTATTGGAGGTGGGCCCTAGATGATATGGATACAGTGGTGTGGAGCCCTTATCGAGTGTGTGAGTCATGACCAAAGGATGCTTTTGAGGTGCCATTTTTATTCATGAGAATATTCCTTTTGGATCGCACCCCATGTGTGATAGAGTGGTTTATCCTGCCTCGGGTTTACCAATAATTTGGTTGCATGCAGTTGATGTCATATGGAATGACTGTGTATGCTCGGGTACACAAGGAGAGGATAGATTGGGAGGCCACATTGGATTTTGTGACAACCCAAGACGAGTTCTATTCTTTGCCTTTTTACGTATGGAGTATGTATGAGGATGTAGCAGATGCAGGGATGACTGCAGAGTATACGCAGTACTTTTTGACACAGGTTCCCATGATTGACAGGGCCAAGAGAATCAATTCCTGCACTAGAGGAGGTTGATGATGATGATCAGGGGGGAGGTGGTTGAGGTGGGAGGAGGGGTAGAGGGAGGATAGGTGGTAGGATTGTTATGGGTGGTGTGGTTGGACGCGGTCAGGGAGGAGGTGGTGGCAGGGTAGGAGGAGGAAATGAGGGAGGAGTGGTGAGGGGTAGAGGAGGAGTGGtgagaggtagaggaggaggatggaggatGGGTGGCATTGGACGGGGTGGACCATTGCAGGTGGAGGATGTTGTTGCCAAGGGGGTTGAGGAGGGATTAGATAGTGATGGATCTGAGGAGGAGAGTGGTGATTCTTCTGATGAGGATACAGAGTTTGAGGTGGTTGGTGGAGGAGTAGGTTTGATGGGATTTGTGGGGTAAGCAGCAGAGGAGGAGTCAGAGGAGGAGGTTGTGCAGCCATTGGCCTGATGGAGGAGGAATTATATGTCCCCTCCTTCCCCTCGATAGGTTGGTATGCAAGATCCGCAACCTTTGCATCCACAGGGTGTGCAGATTAGAGTGCCTCCCCACCACTAGCAGGCATAGATAGCAGCATTACAGTCCTTTTTGAATAGGGTACAGGGTCAGCTAACACAGGCCTAGGAACAGGTTGCTTAGCTGGAGAGACAAGATTCGACAGTATCGCTAGAATGGGACATGGAGATAGAGAGACATAGCTAGGAAGCTGCACATAGTATTGCAGGGGACACTATCTCGAGTCTCATTGAACAGACAGTGCGAGGAAAGTATTACAAGACCCTATACTTTCAGGttgttccaccaaaccaatgtgCTCCCACCTATGTTGTCAGCTCGCGGCATGGGGGCTCTCAGAGACAAACGGGCATTAAGTGGGTTATGGGTCCTAGGAGGGGCACTCCTAGCTGTAGCGTAGGTGTAGGTAGCTCGAGCTCTTAGTTGGCGGGTCCTGGAGGTGGTCAGGTTGATCCTACATCTTGATCATGATaacaaattttgtacttgtatCGTGATGTACACATATCTTTGTATTTGTTATGACCTCTTGATATGATATATTGTTGTACTTGGATCTTATTTGATATGCTACTCAGTGATGTTCTTATATGATGTTTTGATGATCTTATTGATGTTTATTGATACACATATCCAGGGACTTTGGTCATTTGATTACTTCACTAATGATATATTTTTTACTTATATCCTTGTTTTTGTTTTGGATCGGCATGTACTCACACATATATATGATGATATATTATAGATGCATCtactttgattttgatgagctaAATGATATGCTTTTGATCTAGATGATTTTTGCATATGTTGATGCAGATGATGTGTATTGTGGGTGATTTATATGCTTTATatgataataattataatgtactatatgtttggaaggtgatatgaaaatgatgattggattaatgattTGTGCAAATGTTGCTAAcatgttttgttcttttgtgtGTTGTGGATAATGTAATCTAGAATGTTACATATACTTGATATGATGATGCTCATGTATGGGATGCATTGTGAAAATGATATAGCTTTGATTTGtgaatgtatcttaaaaatgagatgtatgaaatccaatgataatgtgagatgtatcttgaaaatgggatgtatgaaatgaaatgataatgtgagatgtatcttgaaaatgagatgtgtgaaatgcaatgataatgtgagatgtatcttgaaaatgatatgtatgaaatgatatgataatgctagTTGGTGCAATGAATGTAACTATATGCAAGATTTTAACATGGTCTAAATGATCATGATAATGTAAACCTAATATGATAATGAGAATGCACCTAATGATTTATATGCAACCTAATGAGAGATTAAGATGATAAATAATGCCAaatttaaaatgatatgtaacctaatgcatgatttaaatgataatgatgtgcagatAATGCAAAGCTTgatatgcattctcgttctcacAAGTTGTCATATGTTTTGATCAAAGTGtttgtgcttcctttgtttttatcatcgggccttgatttgttgaaatttgatacaagcatcatggtataattgaaccataatgacctgagtatagcttacatggattttgatattgcaagatgacacaagcatcgaggtataattgaaccaagatgacatgaatgttgcttgcataaaatagatcttttgttcaattAGTTCAATTCCATGATATCTAGCTTCTTGCATTGTCGTTGTCATgtgttggttgttctgatccttTTTGTCTCACTACGTGTTTGGTCTGATAATTAAAATCCTCAAGGCGAAAAAATCCCCCAGTGAGGTCACAAAACTTGCCCCTAATCTAGATAGTACTCGATATGGATatttacattgatcaccaagccatggtgggatgtgatttggataattgattcagataaatcaaggacagtgactacgctaagtatgtctaagATTGATGTGGCGTGTATAAGTGTTTTGTTATGGCTATGGGTTTAGATCAGATGGATTAAAGATGTGATATAAGTACTGATAGATGGAGGATCCGTTCTCTCACAAGTGGtgcttgttgccaagttttcaccacttgtttttattgcaccttttgatttgtttttcattttatttatttttctgattttttgctttttccgtgcattggatgactcaagtgtagaatttcttcagatggatgttgttggttggtttatCAAGCACATACCCTTCTAaatttgacaactgatatgctcctaatctATAGGataatatgatgacaaagggtcttaaccagttaggttcaaatttccccttcttttctcgatcttgctgatttctgggattttcctttaggacaagatcaccaattttgaaagcccttgggatgactttgtgattatagcttcttcatATTCGttattgatatgccttgagatggtcataggcacattgtcatttttcatcaagaatctCTAGTTCCTACAACTTgttcactcgatattcctcatctggtatgaggcccttcaaagatactcggagagatgggatttctacctcaagaggtagaattgcttttgaaccatacaccaatgaatatggcgtagccccTATAGGTATGTGGATACTTGTTATGTAGGCCCAAAAtcttggattgagttgtacatgccaatccttgcctacatcattcactattttcttgaggatttttaggattgtttttttTGAAGCTTTCGCTtggccattcccctgtgggtagtaaggtgtggaAAAGAAATGTtagattttgaatcgttcacatagctctcgcacatcttgattcttgaaaggatgtccattttctgtgatgatggaactgggaatgccatatctgcaaatgagatagttgaggatgaatgatgagatctatttTCCACTCacggtggtcattgggactgcttcgatccacttggtgaagtactctgtggcggtgataatgaacttatgttcatttgaagaggaaggatgaatctttcctactagatcaagtccccattgaaagaaaggccaagatgtggtgaatggttgtagctcctatgttggtgcatgtatgaggttaccgtgaatttgacatttaggacatttcctagaaaattgataggaatctctttccattgtcggccaataatatctcattctcagaagtttcttggtgagagtaggaccacttgaatgtgcaccacaaatatcttcatgaaggtcatgtaaggtggagtcagattcgttacgatcgaggcatcaaagaagagtaccatctagacctcagcgGTAAAGTGTGTCAGTGATTAAGGTATAGCGAGCGACTTGTCGAATGAAGCTTCATTTTTTGTTGCAAGATAGGTCAAGAGGGAGAGCATTatttttgagatagtcatatatcttCCTGTATAGAGGGGAATCATAACTGGtcagggcatagatgacttgggatgtggaATTGCCATTGGTTGGGAAAAATAATTGCTCCATCAGGAATTCGTAATGATtttgtttatttggaatttgtagaAGCGAGGTGATAGTGACCATTGCATCGGCAGCTCTGTTGTCCAATattggaattttctcaaaggtgatgtgcacaaagtactttttgaaatcatccaccattatcTTGTAATGCTTTAgcttatcatctttcatcttgtTAGTCCTCCCTactttcattaaaaaaattcaaatattgtaatgcccgccaaaataccctaaagaaactaaacaataatatacaaatggagataatttttttcttaattaacatctaataacaactaatgaaacatataacatctccatctatttacattcattaaccaattaaccaatatgaacatacatcattgctcatttcatcaaataatgcaagcggaaataacacaacttcaataatctttccctagggtactttaacatcattacttaatttatttccacaataacatactacacacatgataggtatatttcaccttcattaatgcatcataatctaattctttaaccatgagatatgcaacctacattATTACtcattcctcatgatatgcataatttcctttctaccaatgcatctatatgaatcattcctATATACTAAATTCCAATTACATCTTATAATATATTCACTTACTAATCTATG contains the following coding sequences:
- the LOC131865267 gene encoding uncharacterized protein LOC131865267: MGGVVGRGQGGGGGRVGGGNEGGVVRGRGGVVRGRGGGWRMGGIGRGGPLQVEDVVAKGVEEGLDSDGSEEESGDSSDEDTEFEVVGGGVGLMGFVG